One segment of Thermodesulfovibrio sp. 3907-1M DNA contains the following:
- a CDS encoding HU family DNA-binding protein, which translates to MTKAELVSKIAGKAELTKAEAAKALDATIEAIKEALKKGDKVTLVGFGSFYVSKRKARKGRNPRTGQEIKIPATKVPKFTAGKALKEAVK; encoded by the coding sequence ATGACAAAGGCAGAGTTGGTAAGCAAAATTGCAGGGAAGGCAGAGCTTACAAAGGCTGAGGCAGCGAAGGCACTGGATGCCACAATTGAAGCTATTAAGGAAGCTCTAAAAAAGGGTGACAAAGTTACATTAGTAGGATTTGGCAGCTTCTATGTTTCAAAGAGAAAGGCAAGAAAGGGAAGAAATCCAAGAACAGGACAGGAGATTAAGATTCCTGCAACAAAAGTCCCCAAATTTACAGCAGGAAAAGCCCTGAAAGAGGCAGTAAAGTAA
- a CDS encoding small ribosomal subunit Rsm22 family protein: MKNWSEFLLKHIFKEKIPPKQQLKNLILKASELFTFSDFKRPIDYMKNQDFLKGYLAYFVPVNLSKLYGILKELFRHPSISHKKDLKIVDIGCGPCPAVLPVFKLFEEGIISAGYIRYVGVEFEEQAINFAREMIERFKPYNLPVNYEFLKADASDVKTYVELKELKPDIIIFSNSMGEIFDKQRISQEEFIKFIRYFIYRNENFTLIIIEPATKRSSTRLHKLRDSLIDELKLYPYSPCLNNLPCSALRANNWCYEERRWIPPEYLSFLSAVGLQVNYLKFSYVVLRKDGINIKDSFPEHEMVIKNTSHILNEKGKSRLWGCWDGRLVDIERLKRDYTDDDCWLKIKKGCYFSFDKFIEVSEKKVRIPKNSKIEILYCPEVVSFISL; encoded by the coding sequence GTGAAAAATTGGTCTGAGTTTCTTTTAAAACACATTTTCAAGGAAAAAATTCCTCCGAAACAGCAACTTAAAAACTTGATTCTAAAAGCTTCTGAACTTTTTACTTTTTCAGATTTTAAAAGACCCATAGATTACATGAAAAATCAAGATTTTTTAAAAGGTTATCTTGCCTATTTTGTTCCCGTAAATTTGTCAAAGCTATATGGCATTCTGAAAGAGCTTTTCAGACATCCTTCAATTTCTCATAAAAAAGATTTAAAAATAGTTGACATTGGTTGTGGTCCTTGTCCAGCAGTTCTGCCAGTCTTTAAGCTATTTGAGGAGGGAATAATTTCAGCAGGCTATATTAGATATGTTGGTGTTGAATTTGAAGAGCAGGCTATAAATTTTGCAAGAGAAATGATTGAGAGATTTAAACCATATAATTTGCCTGTAAATTATGAATTTTTAAAGGCTGATGCATCGGATGTAAAAACATATGTTGAATTGAAAGAATTAAAACCTGACATAATAATTTTTTCAAATTCTATGGGAGAAATATTTGATAAACAGAGAATAAGCCAGGAGGAGTTTATAAAATTCATAAGGTATTTTATTTATCGGAATGAAAATTTTACCCTGATTATTATTGAACCGGCAACTAAAAGGAGCTCTACGAGGCTTCATAAACTCAGAGATAGTCTCATTGATGAGCTTAAACTTTATCCTTACAGCCCCTGTCTGAATAACCTTCCCTGTTCTGCTCTTAGAGCAAACAACTGGTGTTATGAAGAAAGGAGATGGATTCCTCCGGAATATCTTTCATTTTTAAGCGCGGTGGGATTGCAGGTAAACTATCTTAAATTTAGCTATGTAGTTTTAAGAAAAGATGGGATAAACATAAAAGATAGTTTTCCAGAACATGAGATGGTGATAAAAAACACTTCCCACATTCTCAATGAAAAAGGAAAAAGCAGACTGTGGGGATGCTGGGATGGAAGACTTGTTGATATTGAGAGATTGAAAAGAGACTATACAGATGATGATTGCTGGCTTAAAATTAAAAAAGGATGTTATTTTTCTTTTGATAAGTTTATTGAAGTCTCAGAGAAAAAAGTTCGTATTCCTAAAAATTCTAAAATAGAAATTCTTTACTGTCCTGAAGTCGTATCTTTTATTTCATTATAG
- a CDS encoding metallophosphoesterase: MKFKFLHVSDLHLGLKIKEIDRLKYCQQALLKAFKIIKEKQLDAMIVAGDFFENDKIYREDIEFLNEVFELIYPKPVIISPGNHDFLAPDCPYDEKLLNILRFKGWQENVKVFKKPEFSFFPLDNVNIYGKPCINRQARAFDKSININPAKINIAVIHASRVNFNPESKEVWHPFEDSDILKSGFDYIALGHYHNYSEISDDSGIKAAYSGSMVPASIYEYGKRGGLIVEIVKEGGKTKIETEFVGLSDFSIKKIEISASQNMEKVKNIISNEITESDAPQDTLFIVKIKGMGDLNINYLKELFSGHKILFDISEFTKFDIERLREVSPQTTIGIFINEMLKMIEQSDDEEKQILEDALIYGLDAFAGKQITPKFYD, translated from the coding sequence ATGAAGTTTAAATTTTTGCATGTTTCAGACCTTCATTTAGGCTTAAAAATCAAGGAAATAGACAGACTTAAATACTGTCAACAGGCTCTATTAAAAGCGTTTAAAATCATTAAAGAAAAACAGCTTGATGCCATGATAGTGGCAGGAGATTTTTTTGAAAACGATAAAATTTACAGGGAAGACATAGAGTTTTTAAACGAAGTTTTTGAATTAATCTATCCAAAACCTGTTATTATTTCACCTGGAAATCATGACTTTTTAGCACCTGATTGTCCCTATGATGAGAAACTTCTTAATATACTCAGATTTAAAGGATGGCAGGAAAATGTAAAAGTGTTTAAAAAACCAGAATTTTCATTTTTCCCACTTGACAATGTCAATATTTATGGAAAGCCCTGTATTAACAGGCAGGCAAGAGCTTTTGATAAATCTATCAATATTAATCCAGCAAAAATTAATATAGCAGTTATTCACGCATCAAGAGTTAACTTTAACCCTGAAAGCAAAGAAGTCTGGCATCCCTTTGAAGACAGCGATATTTTAAAATCAGGCTTTGATTATATTGCTTTAGGACACTATCATAATTACTCAGAAATCTCTGATGACTCAGGAATAAAAGCAGCCTATTCAGGCAGTATGGTACCAGCTTCAATCTATGAGTATGGTAAAAGGGGTGGACTGATTGTTGAAATTGTAAAGGAGGGTGGTAAAACAAAAATTGAAACAGAATTCGTAGGGTTAAGTGATTTTTCAATCAAAAAAATTGAGATTTCAGCATCTCAAAATATGGAAAAAGTTAAAAATATTATATCCAATGAGATCACAGAGAGTGACGCTCCTCAGGATACCCTTTTTATTGTGAAAATAAAAGGAATGGGCGATTTAAATATAAACTATTTGAAAGAGCTTTTTTCTGGACATAAAATTTTATTTGATATTTCTGAATTCACAAAATTTGATATTGAAAGATTAAGAGAAGTCTCACCACAAACGACAATTGGTATCTTTATTAATGAAATGCTCAAAATGATAGAGCAGTCAGATGATGAGGAAAAACAAATTCTTGAAGATGCTTTAATATACGGACTTGATGCTTTTGCCGGTAAACAGATAACACCAAAATTTTATGATTAA
- the trpD gene encoding anthranilate phosphoribosyltransferase — MISEAIVKLSKKENLEPELLRESFIEIIEGKASEAQIAAFLMGLSIKGETEEEILEAVKLFREYAIKIKAPENAIDIVGTGGDHSGTFNVSTVTSFVVAAAGIPVAKHGNRSASSQCGSIDVLEELGVKVNMPPETAERCLFECGITVLFAPLYHPAMKRVAPVRKELKIRTMFNILGPMLNPAQVKRQLLGVFSRQYMETIARVLQKLGSEDVMVVHSNDGLDEITVTEKTYIVRAKNGEVKSTMISPEDAGFKRASLQDIKIRNKKQSAEIFLSILKGEKSTCLDMVLINASGALQLSSLASDFKEGVEIARESIYSGRAYRKFEEFKKFSNPS; from the coding sequence ATGATATCTGAGGCAATAGTTAAATTAAGCAAAAAAGAAAATCTGGAGCCTGAACTTTTAAGAGAAAGCTTTATTGAAATTATTGAAGGTAAGGCATCAGAGGCTCAGATTGCAGCTTTTCTTATGGGGCTTTCTATAAAAGGTGAGACAGAAGAAGAAATTCTTGAAGCAGTAAAGCTTTTTAGAGAATATGCAATAAAGATTAAAGCTCCTGAGAATGCTATTGATATTGTTGGAACAGGTGGAGACCATTCAGGAACATTCAATGTTTCTACTGTAACAAGCTTTGTTGTTGCTGCAGCTGGTATTCCTGTTGCAAAGCATGGCAATCGCTCTGCTTCAAGCCAGTGTGGGAGCATTGACGTTCTTGAGGAGCTTGGTGTAAAAGTTAATATGCCTCCTGAGACTGCTGAGAGATGTCTTTTTGAGTGTGGAATTACTGTTCTTTTTGCTCCTCTTTATCATCCTGCAATGAAGAGAGTTGCTCCGGTAAGAAAAGAGCTTAAAATAAGGACGATGTTTAATATTCTTGGTCCGATGCTTAATCCTGCACAGGTTAAGCGTCAGCTTTTAGGTGTTTTTTCAAGGCAATACATGGAAACAATTGCAAGGGTTTTACAAAAACTTGGCTCCGAGGATGTAATGGTTGTCCATAGCAATGACGGGCTTGATGAGATAACAGTAACAGAGAAGACATACATTGTAAGAGCTAAAAACGGAGAAGTAAAATCAACCATGATTTCTCCTGAAGATGCAGGCTTTAAAAGAGCATCCCTTCAGGACATAAAGATTAGAAATAAAAAACAAAGCGCAGAAATATTTTTGAGTATTCTTAAAGGTGAAAAATCTACATGTCTGGATATGGTTTTAATTAATGCTTCTGGAGCACTTCAGCTGAGCAGTCTGGCATCAGATTTTAAAGAAGGAGTTGAGATAGCCAGAGAATCAATTTACAGCGGCAGGGCTTACAGAAAATTTGAGGAATTTAAAAAGTTTTCTAATCCAAGTTAA
- a CDS encoding KaiC domain-containing protein, with the protein MKKETEITETLKEQKEYPEPVKKAIFTARQALEKAPEIQGVSTGIEGLDELFYIVASKDGRLINQPLGGIPAYSVFNITGVSDTGKSLMVEQFAVEQARKGYKVAFITVEAPANFLVAGLKLRAQAMGYNFEKFEDNIILIDAASYGSLRENIPELLSTLVYVIQNYKVKFTVIDSVTGLFENKEMLARVVVRQIFNFLKKWYQTALLVSQKRSGHEELTAEAAGGYAVGHIVDGTMVLAKELVDSAYKVKLYKKEIGDIVRLFRIDGCRLSGHDTKTHFLEITETGLVKILEPIGR; encoded by the coding sequence ATGAAAAAGGAGACTGAAATTACAGAAACATTAAAAGAACAGAAAGAATATCCTGAGCCTGTTAAAAAGGCTATATTTACTGCCAGACAGGCACTTGAAAAAGCTCCAGAAATACAAGGAGTCTCAACAGGAATTGAAGGGCTTGATGAGCTTTTTTATATAGTTGCTTCAAAGGATGGCAGGCTTATTAATCAGCCTCTTGGAGGAATTCCAGCCTACTCTGTCTTTAATATCACAGGAGTTTCGGACACAGGAAAATCATTAATGGTTGAACAGTTTGCTGTAGAACAGGCAAGAAAGGGATATAAAGTAGCCTTTATAACCGTTGAGGCTCCTGCTAACTTTCTTGTTGCAGGGCTTAAACTCAGAGCACAGGCAATGGGTTATAATTTTGAGAAATTTGAAGACAACATAATTTTGATTGATGCTGCTTCCTATGGAAGCTTAAGAGAGAATATTCCAGAACTTCTTTCCACACTCGTCTATGTAATTCAGAACTATAAAGTTAAATTTACAGTAATTGATTCTGTTACAGGGCTTTTTGAAAACAAAGAAATGCTTGCAAGAGTTGTGGTAAGACAGATCTTCAATTTTCTAAAAAAATGGTATCAAACAGCACTTCTTGTATCACAAAAAAGAAGCGGACATGAAGAACTCACTGCAGAAGCTGCCGGAGGATATGCTGTGGGACACATTGTTGATGGAACAATGGTTTTGGCTAAAGAACTGGTTGATTCTGCATACAAAGTGAAACTTTATAAAAAAGAGATTGGTGATATCGTGAGACTTTTCAGAATTGATGGTTGCAGACTTTCAGGGCATGATACAAAAACGCATTTTCTTGAAATAACAGAAACAGGACTTGTAAAAATCCTTGAACCTATTGGGAGGTAA
- a CDS encoding GYD domain-containing protein, producing the protein MPYYVILSTLTDEGRETLKERPERIIEVNKEIERMGVKIVAQYAVLGPYDFVNIVEAPDNITVMKMSVELGSRGTVQLMTMPAIAVEELIQNLKA; encoded by the coding sequence ATGCCTTACTATGTTATTTTAAGCACTCTTACAGATGAAGGAAGGGAGACATTAAAGGAAAGACCTGAAAGAATTATTGAAGTCAACAAAGAGATTGAGAGGATGGGAGTAAAGATAGTTGCACAGTATGCTGTTCTTGGTCCTTATGATTTTGTAAACATCGTAGAAGCTCCGGATAACATCACTGTGATGAAGATGTCTGTTGAACTTGGTTCAAGAGGCACAGTTCAACTTATGACAATGCCTGCTATTGCTGTGGAGGAGTTGATTCAAAATTTAAAAGCGTAA
- the hpt gene encoding hypoxanthine phosphoribosyltransferase: MFIGTPLITEEQIQKKVKELAYKISLDYANKDLVVIGILKGSFMFFSDLIRYIQTPLKVDFIIASSYIKDKSSGEVKIHYFPREEIQGKDILLVDDIIDTGISLKTIREKILSKNPSSLKICVLLDKTERRVVDVAVDYIGFKVPNKFIVGYGLDYQEMFRNLPYITVFKKAVK, from the coding sequence ATGTTTATAGGAACGCCGCTTATTACAGAAGAGCAGATTCAAAAAAAAGTTAAGGAACTCGCCTATAAAATATCCTTAGACTATGCCAATAAAGACTTGGTTGTAATAGGTATTTTAAAAGGCTCATTCATGTTTTTTTCAGATTTGATAAGATATATTCAAACACCTCTTAAGGTGGATTTCATTATTGCATCAAGTTATATTAAAGATAAATCCTCCGGTGAAGTAAAAATCCATTATTTTCCAAGAGAGGAGATTCAGGGCAAAGATATACTTCTTGTTGATGATATTATTGATACGGGAATTTCTTTAAAAACCATAAGAGAAAAAATTCTTTCAAAGAATCCATCTTCCTTAAAAATATGCGTTTTGCTTGATAAAACAGAAAGAAGAGTTGTTGATGTTGCTGTGGACTACATTGGCTTTAAAGTTCCCAATAAATTCATTGTGGGTTACGGGCTTGATTATCAAGAGATGTTCAGAAATCTTCCTTACATAACAGTATTTAAGAAAGCAGTTAAATAA
- the rpsO gene encoding 30S ribosomal protein S15 — protein MGISPERKKEIIESFKMHPTDTGSPEVQIALMTERINYLTEHFKIHKKDHHSRRGLIKLVAQRRKLLNYLKKIDRERYNRVIERLSIRK, from the coding sequence ATGGGAATTTCTCCAGAAAGAAAAAAAGAGATTATTGAAAGTTTTAAAATGCATCCAACTGATACAGGTTCACCAGAGGTGCAGATTGCCTTAATGACTGAAAGAATTAATTATTTAACTGAACACTTTAAAATTCACAAGAAGGATCATCACTCAAGAAGAGGACTCATTAAATTGGTAGCTCAAAGAAGAAAACTTTTAAACTATCTCAAAAAAATTGACAGAGAAAGATATAACAGAGTCATTGAAAGGCTTAGCATCAGAAAATAA
- the trpE gene encoding anthranilate synthase component I, with product MNLGREEFLSLAEHYNVIPIYREIIADLDTPVGAFLKLNKKPSFLLESVVGGEKWGRYSFIGFDPAFIIKSNGRSIALEGSNQARFENVNPFDFLKDFFRKFKAYIEPSLPRFFGGMVGYISYDTVKLFEKVPDLARSDLDMPDIFLMIPETLLIFDNLKQSIKIVYNAFLNSEVASEAYEKAQDKIDTIIRELKNHKDERFRSYLYVSENQFKEPLLGFTSNFKKEDFINAVKKARDYVLSGDVVQVVISQRFETCSEVHPFDIYRALRIINPSPYMFYIDTEEGYLVGSSPEILVRVEDEKITLRPIAGTRPRGRTEEEDLSLEKELLSDEKEKAEHIMLVDLGRNDVGRVAEIGSVMVTELMTIERYSHVMHIVSNVEGRLRGGLDIFDVFMSCFPAGTVTGAPKIRAMQIIEELEPTRRGPYAGAVGYFGFSGNMDMCIGIRMLVIKDKKVFVQAGAGIVADSVPEKEYTETVNKATAMLKAVSFLEFKEQK from the coding sequence ATGAATCTCGGGCGTGAGGAGTTTCTTTCTTTAGCCGAACACTACAATGTTATTCCCATTTACAGGGAGATAATTGCTGATCTTGATACTCCCGTGGGTGCTTTTTTAAAACTCAATAAAAAACCCTCTTTCCTCCTTGAAAGTGTTGTGGGAGGTGAGAAATGGGGAAGGTATTCTTTTATTGGATTTGATCCTGCTTTTATAATAAAATCAAATGGAAGAAGCATAGCTCTGGAAGGTTCAAACCAAGCCCGCTTTGAGAATGTAAATCCCTTTGATTTTTTAAAAGATTTTTTCAGAAAATTTAAAGCATACATAGAACCCTCACTTCCAAGATTTTTCGGAGGCATGGTCGGCTACATATCTTATGATACTGTAAAACTTTTTGAAAAAGTTCCAGACCTTGCTCGCTCCGATCTTGATATGCCTGATATATTTCTCATGATTCCAGAAACCCTTTTAATCTTTGATAATCTCAAACAGTCAATAAAAATCGTCTACAATGCTTTCCTTAATTCTGAAGTTGCTTCAGAGGCTTACGAAAAAGCTCAGGATAAAATAGACACAATAATAAGAGAGCTGAAAAATCATAAGGATGAAAGATTCAGGTCCTATTTATATGTTTCAGAAAACCAGTTTAAAGAACCATTACTCGGATTTACTTCAAACTTTAAAAAGGAAGATTTTATCAATGCTGTAAAAAAAGCAAGAGATTATGTTCTTTCAGGTGATGTTGTTCAGGTTGTTATCTCTCAAAGATTTGAAACCTGTTCAGAGGTTCATCCCTTTGACATTTACAGGGCTTTACGAATAATAAATCCTTCACCATACATGTTTTATATTGATACAGAGGAAGGATATCTTGTTGGCTCATCTCCTGAAATCCTTGTAAGAGTGGAAGATGAAAAGATTACTTTAAGACCCATTGCAGGAACCCGTCCGAGAGGAAGAACTGAAGAGGAAGATCTATCTCTTGAAAAAGAGCTTCTCAGTGATGAAAAAGAAAAGGCTGAACATATTATGCTTGTTGATCTTGGAAGAAACGATGTTGGCAGGGTTGCAGAAATAGGCAGTGTTATGGTTACAGAGCTTATGACAATTGAAAGATACAGTCATGTTATGCATATTGTGAGCAATGTTGAAGGCAGGCTCAGAGGAGGGCTTGATATTTTTGATGTTTTTATGTCCTGTTTCCCTGCAGGAACCGTAACAGGAGCACCGAAGATAAGAGCAATGCAGATTATTGAAGAGCTTGAGCCAACCCGAAGAGGTCCCTATGCTGGAGCAGTTGGCTATTTTGGTTTTAGTGGAAATATGGATATGTGCATAGGCATAAGAATGCTTGTGATTAAGGATAAAAAAGTATTCGTTCAGGCAGGTGCTGGTATCGTGGCAGATTCAGTTCCTGAAAAGGAGTATACTGAAACAGTTAATAAGGCAACTGCCATGCTTAAAGCAGTGAGTTTTTTGGAGTTTAAGGAGCAGAAATGA
- a CDS encoding aminodeoxychorismate/anthranilate synthase component II, with amino-acid sequence MILLIDNYDSFTYNLYQYIGEINPDIVVYRNDQITIEEIEELNPEKIIISPGPCTPKEAGVSCDVIRHFAGKIPILGVCLGHQAIGAAFGAKIVRSAEIMHGKTSLIYHDGKTIFKGLPNPFEATRYHSLIIDKESLPDCLAITAWTSNGIIMGIRHKEYIIEGVQFHPESILTKVGKDLLKNFLTL; translated from the coding sequence ATGATTCTTTTAATTGACAACTATGACTCATTTACATACAATCTTTATCAATACATTGGAGAAATCAATCCAGATATTGTCGTTTACAGGAATGATCAGATCACCATAGAAGAAATTGAAGAGCTTAATCCTGAAAAAATAATAATATCGCCAGGTCCTTGTACTCCGAAAGAAGCTGGAGTTTCATGTGATGTAATAAGGCATTTTGCAGGTAAAATACCAATTCTTGGAGTATGTCTTGGTCATCAGGCAATTGGTGCAGCCTTTGGTGCAAAAATAGTTCGCTCTGCAGAGATAATGCATGGTAAGACCTCTCTCATTTATCATGATGGGAAAACGATTTTTAAAGGTCTTCCCAATCCATTTGAGGCAACGAGATATCATTCACTCATTATTGATAAGGAGAGTTTACCAGACTGTCTTGCTATCACAGCATGGACCTCAAATGGTATAATTATGGGTATAAGGCATAAAGAATACATAATTGAGGGTGTTCAGTTTCATCCTGAAAGTATTCTTACAAAAGTTGGAAAGGATTTATTAAAGAACTTCTTAACACTATGA
- a CDS encoding AAA family ATPase, with protein MIKIKRILIENVGIYRQREFIFEHPCCLIVDRNEAGKSLLANSILEALYPLKSSHLLNNGNITIEIESENDFYQIIRGSNGYRILKNGNPLKFETKNKGRIVKKSPGEIIFNLSREVFINTSFLTQKAGVNTKELYSITSFLERAIDTGFQDTSASVALAKIKEALHESIHAGSLFPFATKGKLDTAIKSWKEKLAQYQEKKSHLKSLTELQADIIEKYAQTMHELEKINNKLTKIESNYATWKIQRDNLYRRELEKLERRNQELKEFEKLVDFYKNFENLKSEEQQFIILYENEIQTLLQSLKSKQQRQKEIKILSKKLYLLVLIIALLSIIAGFINKIFYSGILLSIPLLFYQLKLYSENKKLTNEIKELQLKNTSLSEHAQQLISKFSINDASEFFSIFKKMNMHKAEIKEFIENAKKTEDYKKNLLSEEEIKFYESRILTDGEINYEDIEKYEQKKDELLRTKEELKDKIHQLQRDYEKIIQRRKEIEELDEKIEASEKYLKTLERFKKALQKSFEVIETITEKHHEVWAERLNVSASELLSKITGKTVNISFSKDLSFNIKVPEIEYDLSEKEIETKLSGGMVEQIYLTVRLILAQALSKNIKIPLILDEPFAHSDDERFIRGMKYLIQEIAKSNQVIILSCHQNRLNLLKELEGDFKLISVNT; from the coding sequence ATGATTAAGATAAAAAGAATACTCATAGAAAATGTAGGTATTTACAGGCAGAGGGAATTTATTTTTGAACACCCCTGCTGTCTGATTGTGGACAGAAATGAAGCTGGCAAATCCCTTCTTGCAAATTCTATACTTGAAGCCCTATATCCCCTAAAAAGCAGTCATCTTTTAAACAACGGCAACATTACAATTGAGATTGAATCAGAGAATGATTTCTATCAGATTATTAGAGGCTCCAACGGATACAGAATATTAAAAAATGGAAATCCCTTAAAATTTGAAACTAAAAATAAAGGAAGGATTGTAAAAAAATCGCCGGGAGAGATTATCTTCAATCTTTCACGGGAAGTTTTTATCAATACTTCTTTTTTAACTCAAAAGGCAGGAGTAAATACCAAGGAGCTTTATTCAATTACATCTTTTTTAGAGAGAGCTATTGATACCGGTTTTCAGGATACATCAGCATCGGTAGCTTTAGCGAAAATAAAAGAGGCACTACATGAAAGCATTCATGCGGGATCACTGTTTCCCTTTGCCACAAAGGGAAAGCTGGATACAGCAATAAAATCATGGAAAGAAAAACTGGCTCAGTACCAGGAAAAAAAGTCACATTTAAAAAGTTTGACAGAATTGCAAGCGGATATTATTGAAAAATATGCTCAGACAATGCATGAACTGGAAAAAATCAATAATAAACTAACAAAGATTGAAAGTAATTATGCTACATGGAAAATCCAGAGAGATAATCTTTACAGGAGGGAGCTTGAAAAACTTGAAAGAAGAAACCAGGAATTAAAGGAGTTTGAAAAACTCGTTGATTTTTACAAGAATTTTGAAAATCTAAAATCTGAGGAGCAGCAATTTATAATTCTTTATGAAAATGAAATTCAGACATTGCTACAGAGTTTAAAATCAAAACAGCAGAGGCAAAAGGAGATAAAAATTTTATCAAAAAAACTATACTTGCTCGTTCTCATAATAGCCTTATTAAGCATCATAGCAGGATTTATAAACAAAATATTTTACTCTGGAATTCTCCTTAGTATTCCTCTGCTTTTTTATCAACTTAAACTTTACAGTGAAAATAAAAAATTAACCAACGAAATAAAAGAGTTACAACTGAAAAATACCAGTCTTTCTGAACATGCGCAGCAGCTTATTTCCAAATTTTCTATAAATGACGCATCGGAATTCTTCAGTATTTTTAAAAAAATGAACATGCACAAAGCAGAAATTAAAGAATTTATAGAAAACGCTAAAAAGACTGAAGACTACAAAAAAAATCTTCTGTCAGAGGAGGAAATAAAGTTTTATGAATCAAGAATTCTCACCGATGGGGAAATAAATTATGAAGATATTGAAAAATATGAACAAAAAAAAGATGAATTGCTTAGAACCAAAGAAGAGTTAAAGGACAAAATCCATCAACTCCAGAGGGATTATGAAAAAATTATTCAGCGCAGAAAAGAGATTGAAGAGTTAGATGAAAAGATAGAGGCTTCAGAAAAATACTTAAAAACCCTGGAGAGATTTAAAAAAGCCTTACAAAAGTCTTTTGAAGTAATTGAAACTATTACGGAGAAACATCATGAAGTCTGGGCTGAAAGATTAAATGTATCAGCTTCAGAGCTTTTAAGTAAAATAACAGGTAAAACAGTAAACATATCTTTTAGCAAAGACCTTTCCTTTAATATAAAAGTGCCAGAAATTGAATATGATTTATCGGAAAAAGAAATTGAAACTAAACTCAGCGGAGGAATGGTGGAACAGATATACCTTACTGTGAGACTCATTCTTGCTCAGGCTTTAAGTAAAAATATAAAAATTCCTTTAATACTGGATGAACCCTTTGCTCATTCAGATGATGAGAGATTTATCAGGGGTATGAAATACTTAATACAGGAAATTGCAAAATCAAATCAAGTAATTATACTGAGCTGTCATCAGAATAGATTAAACCTTCTTAAGGAATTAGAAGGTGATTTTAAGCTTATTTCAGTAAATACCTAA